A section of the Mergibacter septicus genome encodes:
- the ftsY gene encoding signal recognition particle-docking protein FtsY, translating to MSENKQKKGGFWASLFGRKAKKEPEQQKQNSSINEEQNITQVEENRLTPPNEIIELEKEEKEIEESQSLEKGVVVTETELPEPEPEPEPEPEPEPEPEPEPEPEPEPEPEPEPEPEPEPEPEPEPEPEPEPEPEPEPEPEPEPEPEPEPEPEPEPEPEPEPEPEPEKLQEKASKGGFFSRLVKGLLKTKQNLGEGFRHFFRGKKIDDELFEELEERLLIADIGVPTTTKIIQRLTDHANKRQLADAELLYQQLKVEMSEILAPVEQPLVLTDKKPYVILMVGVNGVGKTTTIGKLASRFQAEGKSVMLAAGDTFRAAAVEQLQVWGQRNNIPVIAQGTGSDAASVLFDAMQSATAKGIDVLIADTAGRLQNKNNLMDELKKIVRVMKKHDETAPHEIMLTLDAGTGQNAISQAKLFNDAVGLTGITLTKLDGTAKGGVIFAIADQFQLPIRYIGVGEKIEDLRPFHAEEFIQALFTQENQAE from the coding sequence ATGTCAGAAAATAAACAAAAAAAAGGTGGTTTTTGGGCATCATTATTTGGACGGAAGGCAAAAAAAGAGCCAGAACAACAAAAACAAAACTCTTCTATTAATGAAGAACAGAATATTACACAAGTTGAAGAAAATCGACTAACTCCCCCAAATGAAATAATCGAGCTTGAAAAGGAAGAAAAGGAAATAGAAGAATCTCAATCGCTTGAAAAGGGAGTGGTAGTAACAGAAACTGAATTACCAGAGCCAGAGCCAGAGCCAGAGCCAGAGCCAGAGCCAGAGCCAGAGCCAGAGCCAGAGCCAGAGCCAGAGCCAGAGCCAGAGCCAGAGCCAGAGCCAGAGCCAGAGCCAGAGCCAGAGCCAGAGCCAGAGCCAGAGCCAGAGCCAGAGCCAGAGCCAGAGCCAGAGCCAGAGCCAGAGCCAGAGCCAGAGCCAGAGCCAGAGCCAGAGCCAGAGCCAGAGCCAGAGCCAGAGCCAGAGCCAGAGCCAGAGCCAGAAAAATTACAAGAAAAAGCTAGCAAAGGTGGTTTTTTCAGTCGTTTAGTTAAAGGATTATTAAAAACCAAACAAAATTTAGGTGAAGGATTTCGCCACTTTTTCCGTGGTAAAAAAATTGATGATGAACTCTTTGAAGAATTAGAGGAACGGTTATTAATTGCTGATATTGGTGTGCCAACAACAACCAAAATTATTCAACGTTTAACCGATCATGCGAATAAGCGACAATTAGCTGATGCGGAGTTGTTATACCAACAATTAAAAGTTGAGATGAGTGAAATACTCGCACCAGTTGAACAACCTTTAGTCCTAACCGATAAAAAACCGTATGTTATTTTAATGGTAGGTGTTAATGGCGTTGGTAAAACAACAACCATTGGTAAGTTAGCGAGCCGTTTTCAAGCAGAAGGAAAATCGGTAATGTTGGCTGCTGGCGATACGTTCCGTGCAGCAGCGGTGGAACAGCTACAAGTGTGGGGGCAACGCAATAATATTCCTGTGATTGCACAAGGTACAGGTTCAGATGCCGCTTCAGTGTTATTTGATGCGATGCAATCGGCAACAGCGAAAGGGATTGATGTGCTGATTGCCGATACTGCTGGTCGGTTACAGAATAAGAATAATTTAATGGACGAATTGAAAAAAATTGTGCGAGTAATGAAAAAGCACGATGAAACTGCACCGCATGAAATTATGCTTACCTTAGATGCAGGAACAGGGCAGAATGCGATTAGCCAAGCTAAATTATTTAATGATGCGGTTGGATTGACAGGCATCACCTTAACCAAGTTAGATGGAACAGCAAAAGGTGGTGTTATTTTTGCGATTGCTGATCAATTCCAGTTACCTATTCGTTATATCGGTGTTGGGGAAAAAATAGAGGATTTACGCCCATTCCACGCAGAAGAATTTATTCAGGCGTTATTTACGCAGGAAAATCAAGCAGAATAA
- the ftsE gene encoding cell division ATP-binding protein FtsE, which produces MIRFVNVSKAYSGGKQALQGIDFRLPAGGISYLTGHSGAGKSTLLKLILGIEKANAGQIYFNGQDISRPNKAELPFLRRQIGMVHQDYRLLNDRTVLENVALPLIISGIHPHHALRRAAAALDRVGLHQRREHSPQYLSGGEQQRIEIARAIVAKPQLLLADEPTGNLDHDLSMDIFQLFEELNYSGMTILIATHNQQIIQQKPHLTLVLKQGRLQYIGSSKGIGEVNEV; this is translated from the coding sequence ATGATCCGTTTTGTGAATGTAAGTAAGGCTTATTCTGGCGGAAAACAAGCATTACAAGGCATAGATTTTCGATTACCAGCAGGGGGAATCAGTTATTTAACTGGGCATTCGGGGGCAGGTAAAAGTACCCTGTTAAAGTTAATTCTTGGTATTGAAAAAGCAAATGCTGGGCAAATTTACTTCAACGGACAGGATATTAGCCGTCCGAACAAAGCGGAACTACCTTTTTTACGGCGTCAAATTGGTATGGTGCATCAAGATTATCGCTTATTGAATGATCGGACAGTTTTAGAGAATGTCGCCTTGCCTTTGATTATCAGTGGTATTCACCCTCATCACGCATTAAGACGAGCCGCTGCTGCTTTAGATCGAGTTGGTTTGCACCAACGGCGAGAACATTCCCCCCAATACCTTTCAGGCGGAGAACAACAACGGATTGAAATTGCCAGAGCAATTGTCGCAAAACCACAATTATTATTAGCTGATGAACCAACAGGGAATCTCGATCACGATCTTTCAATGGATATTTTTCAGTTATTTGAAGAACTGAATTACAGTGGTATGACAATTTTAATTGCGACACATAACCAGCAGATTATTCAACAAAAACCGCATCTCACTTT